The DNA region GTTATAAATATTTCCTCCCAGATAAACAGACCACCATTTTACAGGCTTCACGTTTATACCTGTCTCAATCCCCCATACATGTGCTTTTCCGGCATTGGTGTATATCCTGTTCAGAATAGTATCATTGTAGGCACTATTCACTCTGTTTACCACATTTTTTATTTCCTGATTGTAAAGGGTAATAAAAACGGAACCTTCATTTTTTATATCTTTTATAAGACCGATTTCGGAGAGGTTTACAAACTCAGGCAGAATTCTCGGATCTCCTTGTTCTAGCGTTTCAGAATGTTCTCTTTCCGGATATGGATTTAATTCATTGCTTGTTGACCTCTGAACCCTTCTGTTGAATCCACCTTTCGCTCTTAATGTGCTATTAAGATTATAACTTAAATTAAGTGAAGGAAATAAGCTTGATAAGTTAAGTTCATAAGGTTCATTAAGTTTATCAGCTTCAAATTTTCTGTAAGAATACTCATATCTAAGTCCGGCTATATAACTTAACTTTTTGCCTTTCCCAGAGTACTGAGAATAAACACTATGAATCTGATTTAAAACCTTGATATCAGAGCTAAATTCAGGAACAATGCTATAATGCCCAGTCCCAAGTATGGCATCTTTATACATATAAGCTCCTGTCTGTTGCTGGTATCTTGCCTGGTATCCGGATTCCAGTTTACCTTTTCCAATATTTAGAGCATAATCAATTTTACCTCTAAGGCCATGGATCGGACTGTTACCAGTGTTCAATACATAATCCATAGTATCAGCATAATTATTTAAGCTGGTATTAAGATTTTTGGTATATCCATCAAGAACAGCATATTCATATAACCCTGACAGAGTCAGTAAAGATTTGTTCCTGAATTTATGGGAATAGTCAATATTTGCTAAAGAGAAATTACCTTGTTTCTTTACGAGATTTGAGTTAAAGTATTCAATACTAGCCAAGGGTTGTTCTGTATTGACATCCTTTTTAAAGTTCTTATAATTTATATCTGCTCTTCTATATTGAACCTTTTGACCATTGTAAAAACCAACATTAAATGTATTGGATTCATTGGGCGTGTATGTCACTAAGGCCCTTGCCGAATAATTGGTCCTTTTAAAACTTCTTTCTCCTTCTGATGGAAAAGAAGTAAACCTGTTATCGAACGTGGTATTTACATCTCCTTCCCTTCTTCCTGCCAAATCATTCTGCTGGTAGCTACCACCTACCGATACATCCCATTTCTCTTTTTTATAATTCAGAGTAGCATCAATTCCGTATCTGTAAGGCTTTTCTCTATTTGAAAAATCATGAATGCTTGGTAGACCGTACTGAACGTTTGAAGTAAAGCTTAAGCCATCATCCACGCCTTTCTTAGTGGTGATATTAATGATACCGGCCTTTCCATCCGCATCATACTTAGCAGAGGGAGAAGTTATGATCTCTATATTTTCAATAGCATTTGCAGGAATCTGAGAAAGCACTGTCTTCAGGTCACTTAAAACAGGTTTTTCATTTACAAGAATCAAAAAGCCAGCAGAGCCTCTTAGTCTTATATCACCCTCAGCATTCACACTTACAGAGGGCATGTTTTTCAGAACATCTATAGCTGTCCCACCTTTTGCGGCGTCAATCTGATTTGCTTTAAAAACCTGCTTAAAAGGCGTTTGCTGTTGTCCCTTTACTACCACTTCTTTTAAAGAGGATGAATCCTCTTCTGTTAAAATATCTCCAAGGTTAATCGGGTTTTTACCGTCTGTTGCTATGTTCTTTATTTCCCCGGAATTATAACCAATTGAGGTAACCTTCAAATCATAAATACCGGACTTCAAATTTTTAAATTCAAATACTCCGGTACTATCGGTTAATCGGCCATCAAGCAGAACATTATCTTCTCCCTTGTAAATAGTGACATTTACAAACTCAATTGGATTCCCATTAAAAGAATTTATGATTCGCCCCTTAATAGTTGACTGGGCGTAAGCTCCAGTAACCCAAAAGGAAAGAACCATTAACAGAAAATTTCTTTCTCTCATCTATTTAGTTTTTATTCATATTATTAAGATTAGCTATTTAAGTCCCGTTGATAATAATGAACATATTAGGTAAAACTTTCAATAGACCTCACCCTAAATCCCTCTCCTGGAGGAGAGGGACTTTAATGTGTATGTTATTAGTTATATCACTTTTAATTCAACTTTTTATCGTAGACTGTTCCCTTCTTCTTCAAGAGAAGGGTTAGGGATGAGGTTTACTTGAATTTGATATGGGACTATATAATTAATCTCTATACATTTTATTTATCCTTCTCATCATTTGAAGAAACTTCCTCAACAGCCTGCTCAATTACAATCTTCGAAACCACACCGTTAAATGGAGCAGGTGCCTTATAGCTATTCGTTACCGGTACGTTAAGATCCTTCCCCACGCTAATTCCCTCGCTGGCAATGGAGTTCAGATAGCTGTTTCTTGATTTGAAATTTTGACTACCAAATTTTTCATTATTGATGAATATGGCCACAGAGGTCAGATCAGGAAAATCTATTTTGACAGTATTTTTACCAGGCGGCAACTGTTTATCAGAAATAAAAGTAATCTCCTTAACACCGTCATTTAAAGTATAATGCAGTTTTCCATTATTAAAATAAAGAGCATTTCCACCGGAATATCCACCACTTGCGAATACAACTCCCTGTGGAACTTCTTTAGGTATTTCTACCTCAACAGTAATCTGCAAAGGCTTCTTTCCAATATTTATTTTGGTCTTACCTGTCGTTCCCTGATAGATAATAGATTTCTTTCTTACTGCAGGCTCAGGTACTCCAGCTCTGTAGTCTCTTAATGGATATACATTATTCTTTCTGGCTTCTGTATCAAACAAAGCTTTCAATTCATTAAGCTTATCAGGATATTTTGAAGCAAGATCTTTTAATTCAGTAGGATCATCTATAAGGTTATAGAGTTCCCATTTATCTTCAGAAAAAGGACGAGGACTAAAATTAGGATCGCTATTTCCTGTCTCACT from Sporocytophaga myxococcoides includes:
- a CDS encoding TonB-dependent receptor domain-containing protein, with the protein product MRERNFLLMVLSFWVTGAYAQSTIKGRIINSFNGNPIEFVNVTIYKGEDNVLLDGRLTDSTGVFEFKNLKSGIYDLKVTSIGYNSGEIKNIATDGKNPINLGDILTEEDSSSLKEVVVKGQQQTPFKQVFKANQIDAAKGGTAIDVLKNMPSVSVNAEGDIRLRGSAGFLILVNEKPVLSDLKTVLSQIPANAIENIEIITSPSAKYDADGKAGIINITTKKGVDDGLSFTSNVQYGLPSIHDFSNREKPYRYGIDATLNYKKEKWDVSVGGSYQQNDLAGRREGDVNTTFDNRFTSFPSEGERSFKRTNYSARALVTYTPNESNTFNVGFYNGQKVQYRRADINYKNFKKDVNTEQPLASIEYFNSNLVKKQGNFSLANIDYSHKFRNKSLLTLSGLYEYAVLDGYTKNLNTSLNNYADTMDYVLNTGNSPIHGLRGKIDYALNIGKGKLESGYQARYQQQTGAYMYKDAILGTGHYSIVPEFSSDIKVLNQIHSVYSQYSGKGKKLSYIAGLRYEYSYRKFEADKLNEPYELNLSSLFPSLNLSYNLNSTLRAKGGFNRRVQRSTSNELNPYPEREHSETLEQGDPRILPEFVNLSEIGLIKDIKNEGSVFITLYNQEIKNVVNRVNSAYNDTILNRIYTNAGKAHVWGIETGINVKPVKWWSVYLGGNIYNYRIVGTLFNNTVQVRNSAFAYSFNTNHNFQLSKTLSFQFNLNYLSERPTAQGEDSRFVSPNLSLKKTFLNGRLSTLVQWQNIDLGLIPSNEQRITTRGVNFYTTTNYIQEKDVFLINISYSLTQSAKKVKLPSSEFGEKEF